A single genomic interval of Gossypium raimondii isolate GPD5lz chromosome 11, ASM2569854v1, whole genome shotgun sequence harbors:
- the LOC105761605 gene encoding uncharacterized protein LOC105761605 isoform X3, whose protein sequence is MEVITGTASNLVPGVVGYVFQKIRRNFSYVYRYRRMVSGFEKKVETLKDKRDRVLLDVDAARKNDENIYPEVNSWLAKADKMIDLELKEVKDLEDEAKNKCFIGLCPNFKARYQLSKKAEEDAGAVDELLQQDGLDIVSYRDVPQPVVVVPPKDFDDLDSRKLVFNKIMEAVKDPNLNIIGVYGMPGVGKTTLVKEVSRQVKEDKLFDSVVMAVVTHTPDIKKIQDQIADTLGLTFKEQSISGRASRLCQRLKKEKKIFVVLDDIWAKLDLMEVGIPFGDEHQGCTMLLTSRDLNVLSKDMNAKMRYSIGVLEHEEAWEFFKKIAGDGVESSDLLPIATEVAKKCGGLPIAIRTLATSLRNEPPFVWEDALRQLNRPSSSNFIEVSAAAYSSIEWSYDRLQSEEHKQIFLLCSLLGHNVFFEVLLVCAMGLGLFRGVNTVEETRNRLLTVVSRLKASCLLLDGYNNLHVDMHDLICDVAMSIAANHVFVLRDEDVLNDWPDDEAMKEFDKILLDCPSINKLPDQLKCPKLTFLGMGSKDPLMEIPENFFKEMKNLQVLILSDMNLSSLPSSISLLPNLRTLGLVECALGDIALIGELKNLEILSFDGSDIEMLPEEIGQLNKLKWLDLTNCSKLKRIPPGVFCKLSRLEELYVDDSFVGWGVEGNFSQESNCSVAELNALSCLTTLEIHFPNAKIIPKGFSFEKLRRYIIFIGEGSDWDWDWGWVREYSRTLKLSLQTSIRFLNNGVKVLLKKAENLYIDEVKGVEILLHESEVGDYFQQLKNLHIQNGAMIQYILKENGDDHKIEFQLETLTLQDLPKLISFCSENEGSTSISPQGTTLFNQKTLFPKLKDLVLRSISSERIWHPQAFCSTRNLTKLIIKGCTNLKYVLSDSMVEYLQQLEYLEISECKCIQEITSKENKIKEAFRNMYLICFPRLKTLKLKGLQKIVGFCHEDYNVEFPTLKILEIESCPKLQGFIHNSKSKEIPIDAVFFNNKVDFPNLEKITISHLRNAKRIWHNKLQKNSFSMLKELTVKECDVLLNIFPPFLLGVFQRLEKLIVIDCASLEEVFQFQVQGLDTEETDVVASQLREVNLFRLPSLKHVWTKYHKGNISFESLRQVCIRECWSLKTLFPYSIAKGLQRLEGLTISRCGVEEIVSKNDEGSDKQEIWFAFNQLSFLMLWHLPYLTCVYPGIHRTTWSALKKLTFSGCRRIKIFGHEESQIQNSLFLIEKVIPQLEEVSFTGDCIKMISDGQYESDLFCNIKFLRISSYSDVSVVFLISFLRRFYNLERLELGSCSFKELASFENDACEDQDMIITIPKVKKLRLDLVNNIRHLWKQDSPLGHICASLECLELWNCGNLINAGLDLSFSENLTTLDVFKCHEMLELITSSKARSMTCLVTMRIRECERMREVVASDGDETSYEIVFRALKCLELHCLQSLTSFCSRKFALRFPSLEQVTLSQCPRMKNFSQGVLTTPKLQKVQLTQTDFTGRWAGDFNATVEQLYQEQVGYRGLKHLKFSEFPELVNIWSRNPQEMLDFTTLEFLEFCDSNNLRYIFNFSMAFGLGQLRQMEIKRCGNLEQVIKEEGPITMVEEAIPDSSNIISIFPRLRSIIVESCPDMTSFYMGSKGLECPSLVEIKLVDCSNMTTFVSTFSRDEDKEVIIGDEVDNITVIFSDKVAFPNLEKITISHLRNAKRIWHNKLYKNSFSMLKELTVKECDVLLNIFSPFLLGVFQRLEKLIVIDCASLEEVFQFQMPGLDTEETDVVASHLREVNLVRLPRLKHVWTKYHKGNISFESLRQVCIRDCLSLKTLFPFSIAKCLQQLESLLIENCGLEEIVSKNDEGSDEQEIWFAFNQLSFLNLWYLPYLTCFYPGIHRTTWSALKKLKMAGCWRIKIFGHEESQIQNSLFLIEKVIPQLEEVSFTGDCIKMISDGQYESDLFCNIKFLRISSYSDVSVVFLISFLRRFYNLERLELGSCSFKELASFENDACEDQDMIITIPKVKKLRLDLVNNIRHLWKQDSCLAIFVPVSNVLNFGIVAI, encoded by the exons ATGGAAGTCATTACGGGCACCGCTAGCAACCTTGTTCCCGGAGTTGTGGGATACGTGTTCCAAAAAATTAGACGTAATTTCAGCTATGTTTACCGCTATAGAAGAATGGTTTCGGGTTTCGAGAAGAAAGTCGAGACGTTGAAAGACAAAAGAGACAGAGTGCTGCTAGATGTTGATGCTGCTCGAAAGAATGACGAGAATATATACCCCGAAGTCAACAGTTGGCTGGCGAAAGCCGACAAAATGATCGATTTAGAGTTGAAGGAAGTGAAGGATCTTGAAGACGAAGCAAAGAACAAGTGTTTCATCGGCTTGTGCCCTAATTTCAAGGCTCGCTATCAGCTTAGCAAAAAAGCAGAAGAAGATGCCGGTGCCGTTGATGAACTCCTCCAGCAAGACGGGCTTGACATAGTATCATATCGGGATGTCCCGCAGCCCGTAGTGGTTGTGCCTCCCAAAGATTTTGATGACCTTGATTCAAGAAAATTGGTGTTTAACAAGATCATGGAGGCGGTGAAAGATCCTAATCTCAACATTATAGGGGTCTACGGAATGCCCGGTGTCGGCAAGACCACGCTTGTCAAAGAAGTCAGTAGACAAGTCAAAGAAGATAAGTTATTCGACTCGGTGGTTATGGCTGTTGTGACTCATACTCCTGACATCAAGAAAATTCAAGACCAAATTGCAGATACGTTGGGACTGACATTTAAGGAGCAGAGTATCAGTGGAAGAGCAAGTCGGTTGTGCCAAAGgttgaagaaagagaagaagatttttgttgttttagatgACATTTGGGCAAAGTTAGACCTGATGGAAGTGGGGATTCCTTTCGGAGATGAGCATCAGGGATGCACCATGTTGCTGACGTCCAGAGATCTTAATGTTTTGTCCAAGGATATGAATGCTAAAATGAGGTATTCAATCGGGGTTTTAGAACATGAAGAAGCTTGGGAGTTCTTCAAGAAGATTGCAGGGGACGGTGTTGAAAGTTCTGACTTGTTACCTATAGCAACTGAGGTAGCTAAAAAATGTGGTGGTCTACCAATCGCCATAAGAACACTTGCAACGTCTTTGAGAAATGAACCTCCATTTGTATGGGAGGATGCTTTGCGACAACTAAACCGACCGTCATCGAGCAACTTCATAGAAGTATCGGCAGCTGCATATTCAAGTATAGAGTGGAGTTATGATCGTTTACAAAGTGAGGAGCATAAACAGATTTTCTTACTTTGCAGTCTACTGGGTCATAATGTTTTCTTTGAAGTGTTGCTTGTGTGTGCAATGGGGTTAGGGCTATTTCGTGGTGTCAACACAGTTGAAGAAACACGAAACAGACTGTTGACAGTGGTGAGTCGTCTCAAAGCTTCTTGTTTGTTACTTGATGGTTATAACAATCTACATGTTGATATGCATGATCTTATATGCGATGTAGCCATGTCAATTGCTGCCAACCACGTGTTTGTTTTAAGAGACGAAGATGTTTTGAATGATTGGCCAGATGACGAAGCGATGAAAGAGTTTGACAAAATACTTTTGGACTGTCCTAGTATCAACAAGCTTCCTGATCAGTTGAAATGCCCCAAACTTACTTTTTTAGGTATGGGTAGCAAGGATCCTTTGATGGAAATACCAGAAAACTTTTTTAAGGAAATGAAAAATCTCCAAGTCCTAATTTTGTCTGACATGAATTTATCGTCCTTGCCCTCATCAATTTCCTTGCTACCAAACCTTCGAACATTAGGCTTGGTTGAATGTGCGTTGGGAGACATTGCCCTTATCGGAGAGCTCAAGAATCTGGAAATTCTTAGCTTTGACGGTTCTGATATTGAAATGCTACCGGAGGAAATAGGACAACTGAATAAGCTAAAGTGGTTAGATTTAACTAATTGTTCCAAACTCAAAAGAATTCCACCTGGTGTCTTCTGCAAATTGTCTAGATTGGAGgaactgtatgtggatgacagTTTTGTTGGATGGGGAGTAGAGGGAAACTTCAGTCAGGAAAGCAATTGTAGTGTTGCTGAGTTAAATGCTCTGTCATGTTTAActactttagaaattcatttcCCTAATGCCAAGATTATTCCCAAAGGCTTCTCCTTTGAAAAGTTGCGAAGATACATTATTTTCATCGGAGAAGGATCGGATTGGGATTGGGATTGGGGTTGGGTTCGTGAATACTCCAGAACACTAAAGCTTAGCCTACAGACAAGCATTAGGTTTCTTAATAATGGAGTCAAAGTTTTATTGAAGAAAgctgaaaatttatatatagatGAAGTGAAAGGTGTGGAGATTTTGCTACATGAATCAGAAGTTGGGGATTATTTTCAACAGTTGAAGAATCTGCATATCCAGAATGGTGCAATGATTCAATATATCCTTAAAGAAAATGGCGATGATcacaaaattgaatttcaactAGAGACTTTGACGCTCCAGGACCTACCAAAGCTCATTAGCTTTTGCTCTGAAAATGAAGGTTCCACTTCCATATCTCCACAGGGAACAACCCTTTTTAACCAAAAG ACACTGTTTCCAAAGTTGAAGGATTTGGTACTACGCTCAATTAGCAGTGAAAGAATATGGCATCCCCAAGCGTTTTGTTCGACTCGAAATTTGACAAAACTGATTATTAAGGGTTGCACCAACTTAAAATACGTCTTATCCGACTCCATGGTTGAATATCTCCAACAGCTCGAATACTTGGAAATAAGTGAATGCAAGTGCATACAGGAGATAACATCAAAAGAGAATAAAATCAAAGAAGCATTCAGAAATATGTATCTAATCTGCTTCCCTCGATTAAAAACCCTCAAATTAAAAGGACTTCAAAAAATCGTCGGATTTTGCCATGAAGATTATAATGTTGAATTCCCAACCTTGAAGATTCTTGAGATAGAAAGCTGTCCAAAATTGCAGGGATTCATCCACAATTCTAAGAGTAAAGAAATCCCTATAGATGCAGTCTTTTTCAACAATAAG GTTGATTTTCCTAACTTGGAGAAAATCACAATCTCCCATTTGAGGAACGCAAAGAGGATATGGCACAACAAACTTCAAAAGAATTCCTTTTCTATGCTAAAAGAGTTGACTGTTAAGGAATGTGATGTGTTGTTGAACATCTTTCCACCTTTTCTTTTGGGGGTTTTCCAAAGATTGGAGAAACTAATAGTGATTGATTGTGCTTCACTAGAAGAAGTGTTTCAATTCCAAGTGCAAGGGTTAGATACTGAAGAAACGGATGTGGTAGCCAGTCAACTAAGAGAAGTGAATCTCTTTCGCCTACCAAGCTTGAAGCATGTTTGGACCAAGTATCACAAAggaaatatttcatttgaaagCCTACGACAAGTATGCATTCGGGAATGTTGGAGCTTGAAAACTTTGTTTCCATATTCAATTGCCAAAGGTCTTCAGCGACTTGAAGGACTTACTATTAGTAGGTGTGGGGTGGAGGAGATTGTTTCAAAGAATGATGAAGGATCAGACAAACAGGAAATTTGGTTTGCATTTAATCAGTTGTCCTTCCTTATGCTTTGGCATCTACCATACCTAACATGTGTCTACCCAGGAATACATAGAACAACATGGTCTGCATTAAAGAAATTGACTTTTTCTGGGTGTAGGAGGATAAAGATATTTGGGCATGAAGAATCCCAAAtccaaaattcacttttccttATTGAAAAG GTTATCCCCCAATTGGAGGAGGTTTCATTTACTGGCGATTGTATTAAGATGATAAGTGATGGCCAGTATGAGTCCGACTTATTTtgcaatataaaatttcttcgGATTTCTTCCTATTCTGATGTATCAGTTGTTTTCCTCATTTCTTTTCTTAGAAGGTTTTACAATTTGGAACGTCTTGAGCTAGGTTCTTGCAGTTTCAAAGAGCTAGCTTCTTTCGAAAATGATGCATGTGAAGATCAAGACATGATCATCACGATTCCAAAAGTCAAGAAGTTGAGATTGGATTTGGTTAACAACATAAGACATCTATGGAAGCAAGACTCCCCGCTTGGCCATATTTGTGCCAGTCTCGAATGTCTTGAACTTTGGAATTGTGGCAATTTGATTAATGCGGGATTAGATCTTTCATTTTCTGAAAATCTTACAACTTTAGATGTCTTCAAATGCCATGAGATGTTAGAGCTGATAACATCTTCCAAAGCCCGAAGTATGACGTGCCTTGTTACAATGAGGATAAGAGAATGTGAAAGGATGAGAGAAGTAGTTGCAAGCGATGGGGATGAAACATCATATGAGATTGTTTTCAGAGCGCTGAAATGTTTGGAGCTTCATTGTTTACAAAGCCTCACGAGCTTTTGTTCAAGGAAATTCGCTTTAAGGTTTCCTTCCTTGGAACAAGTTACTTTGAGCCAGTGCCCTCGAATGAAGAACTTCAGTCAAGGAGTGCTAACAACACCAAAGCTGCAAAAAGTGCAGTTAACACAAACAGATTTTACAGGACGTTGGGCTGGTGACTTTAATGCCACTGTGGAGCAATTATACCAAGAGCAG GTTGGATACCGTGGTCTAAAGCATTTGAAGTTCTCAGAGTTTCCGGAGCTGGTGAACATATGGAGTAGAAATCCTCAAGAAATGTTGGATTTTACAACTCTTGAATTTCTGGAGTTTTGTGATTCCAACAATTTGAGATACATTTTTAACTTCTCAATGGCCTTTGGCCTGGGGCAACTCCGACAAATGGAAATCAAGAGATGCGGTAATTTGGAACAAGTCATCAAAGAAGAGGGTCCAATTACAATGGTTGAGGAAGCAATACCAGATAGTAGCAATATTATTAGCATATTCCCTCGTCTACGATCCATTATAGTGGAGTCTTGTCCAGATATGACAAGCTTTTACATGGGAAGTAAAGGTCTGGAATGTCCATCCTTGGTTGAAATTAAGCTAGTTGATTGTTCAAACATGACTACTTTTGTTAGCACGTTTTCAAGAGATGAAGATAAAGAAGTGATAATTGGTGACGAAGTTGATAATATTACTGTAATTTTCTCCGACAAg GTTGCTTTTCCTAACTTGGAGAAAATCACAATCTCCCATTTGAGGAACGCAAAGAGGATATGGCACAACAAACTTTATAAGAATTCCTTTTCTATGCTAAAAGAGTTGACTGTTAAGGAATGTGATGTGTTGTTGAACAtcttttcaccttttcttttgGGGGTTTTCCAAAGATTGGAGAAACTAATAGTGATTGATTGTGCTTCACTAGAAGAAGTGTTTCAATTCCAAATGCCAGGGTTAGATACTGAAGAAACGGATGTGGTAGCCAGTCATCTAAGAGAAGTGAATCTCGTTCGCCTTCCAAGGTTGAAGCATGTTTGGACCAAGTATCACAAAggaaatatttcatttgaaagCCTTCGACAAGTATGTATTCGGGACTGTTTGAGCTTGAAAACtttgtttccattttcaatTGCCAAATGTCTTCAGCAACTTGAAAGTCTTCTTATTGAAAACTGTGGGTTGGAGGAGATTGTTTCAAAGAATGATGAAGGATCAGACGAACAGGAAATTTGGTTTGCATTTAATCAGTTGTCCTTCCTTAACCTTTGGTATCTACCATACCTCACATGTTTCTACCCAGGAATACATAGAACAACATGGTCTGCATTAAAGAAGTTGAAGATGGCTGGGTGTTGGAGGATAAAGATATTTGGGCATGAAGAATCCCAAAtccaaaattcacttttccttATTGAAAAG GTTATCCCCCAATTGGAGGAGGTTTCATTTACTGGCGATTGTATTAAGATGATAAGTGATGGCCAGTATGAGTCCGACTTATTTtgcaatataaaatttcttcgGATTTCTTCCTATTCTGATGTATCAGTTGTTTTCCTCATTTCTTTTCTTAGAAGGTTTTACAATTTGGAACGTCTTGAGCTAGGTTCTTGCAGTTTCAAAGAGCTAGCTTCTTTCGAAAATGATGCATGTGAAGATCAAGACATGATCATCACGATTCCAAAAGTCAAGAAGTTGAGATTGGATTTGGTTAACAACATAAGACATCTATGGAAGCAAGACTCCTGCTTGGCCATATTTGTGCCAGTCTCGAATGTCTTGAACTTTGGAATTGTGGCAATTTGA